Within the Rhodopirellula islandica genome, the region CTGCGAGAGGGGAAGGTGTGATTGCCACCTGATTTCAGTGTGAAAAACACCGCTTTTCACACTCGTGCCTCGGAAGCAGCGAACGCAACACCGCGTCCCCGCACCCTCGCCCGGTGCTGCAGACCGAGCCCCCTTCAGCTAAAATCAACACCCGTTCTCCCCCCCTTTCCAAGCATGTACGACACACTGTCGTACAGAAACCCGTTGGCCGACCTAGCGTTTACAAATGGAACACTACAAGGTCATGCTCGTATCGGACACTCGCTCACCGCAGATTGGTGCTGTCCGACTTCACGTTGATTCTGACGACTCGCTCATTGAACTGTCTTTTGATGGCAACGCCTTCACTGGTACTGGCGATGACTTCTTCGACGCGTTCACTCAAATCCGCGAACAACTCCAACCGCTGGGCTTGCTGCCTCAATGCTACGCCGCGCATCTTCGCGCATTTCCGTCTGGCATGTCTCGCAGCATGGGCGGTGGTGTCAAACTCTATCGGCTCACCCTCGGCAAACAGGCCCTGATGGATGACCTGATACACATGTTTGACACTGACGATGACGTTGAACCTGCTTCGATTGCTGACCAACGTGCATTCTTTGACAAATGGATTGGTTCACTCGGCGGATCATAGGTCGGCCAACATGGTTTTTACGCTAGGCCTGCGGCACACCGCTGTCGTTTGTTCGAGCCGCCTTCTGTTGGTACAATTTCGGTAGTTCATACATCGTTCGCTTCGTTCAGGGCGGTGTCGTAAAAACCTTCCGTTAGCGGACGCTAGTTTTCTCAAATGGATACCACCACGTACAAACTTGCGCGAGCAATCGGTGGTCGCTCCAACTTTGCCGAGGTGACCGTATCTATTGAACGCGATGCCTCCATGAACGCGGCCTACGCTTCTGAACATCTCACTGATCCGAACGTACGCTGGGGCATTCCGCATGCAATTGCCGGTGCCCATCGGGCACTCGAAGAATTCGGCGACGACGCAACATCTGTTCGGATTGTTGCTCTCATCATCAACGAGGCCGACTCGAATCCCGACATTATCGCGGTGGCGGCCTACATCGCTGCGTCTCAGGCTCTTTCAGCCGATGGAATACTGCAGTCTTTCGTGGTAGATGGACGCCTGAACTTCACGCCCCGCGTCCGCTAACATGGTTTTTACGCTAGGCCTTCGGCACACCTTGGCTCTTTGGCAACGGGCCTTGGCTTTGGTAGAATCACTCGTAGTTCAGACATCGTTCGCTTCGTTTAGGACGGTGTCGTAAAAACCTTCCGTTGTCGGACCTCAGCTAATCATGGGCGCAGACGCTTTTCTAGTTTTTTATGGTGTCCGTGAGACCGTCGCGGACGATGATGCCGCAATCGAGGCGCTCGAAGAAGGTGACCACCCATTGCTGTCGCTTCCGCGCACATGCGGCCTTGATTCGTGGTGGGGCCGTTTGACCGATGGCTCGGAATACCACATCCTGCTCGGCAAGCGCGTTGGTGTATTTGGCGTTGAGAATCAACACGACGCGAGCATTGATCCTGCTGGCTTGTCCGTGATCGCGTCAGAGGTCGACGCACTTCTCACGAAACATGGAATATCTGGCACGCCTACTCTGCACTTCCAGCTTGAAGCCCAATGCTAATGACTGGCCGTAATGGTGGCTCAACGGTCCGACAACATGGTTTTTACGCTAGGCCTTCGGCACACCTTGGCTCTTTGGCAACGGGCCATGGCCTTGGTACAATTTCCTTAGTTCAAACTCCACCGCTTCGTTTGGGGCGGTGTCGTAAAAACCTTCCGTTAGCGGACGCTAGTTTTCTCAAATGGATACCACCACGTACAAACTTGCGCGAGCAATCGGTGGTCGCTCCAACTTTGCCGAGGTGACCGTATCTATTGAACGCGATGCCTCCATGAACGCGGCCTACGCTTCTGAACATCTCACTGATCCGAACGTACGCTGGGGCATTCCGCATGCAATTGCCGGTGCCCATCGGGCACTCGAAGAATTCGGCGACGACGCAACATCTGTTCGGATTGTTGCTCTCATCATCAACGAGGCCGACTCGAATCCCGACATTATCGCGGTGGCGGCCTACATCGCTGCGTCTCAGGCTCTTTCAGCCGATGGAATACTGCAGTCTTTCGTGGTAGATGGACGCCTGAACTTCACGCCCCGCGTCCGCTAACATGGTTTTTACGCTAGGCCTTCGGCACACCTTGGCTCTTTGGCAACGGGCCTTGGCTTTGGTAGAATCACTCGTAGTTCAGACATCGTTCGCTTCGTTTAGGACGGTGTCGTAAAAACCTTCCGTTATCCGACGCAACCTAATGGAACTTCACGCCAATTTGTTGCCGCTATTCACCTCTGCTGGCTGGCACTCTGATTGGCAATTCGACGTTCCCACTCGAATCCCACGCGATCACCCGGCTTTCAATGTTCTCGGCCGATTCGGCGGTCTGCATATCAAACCCGACACTGACTCTGGTGTGGAATGTGCGACCGCTGACGTCGACATCCGCCCGCTGGAGCATCGCTGGCCAACTGTCGACCGCTGGCAATCACATCTCGCGACCACACTTGTTGGCTTCGCCGTGGCTTCTGACACATACGAACAATTGTGGATCGCTGCAGATTCACGCATTTTCGCATCCAATGACATCACCGACTATGTCGGATACGTCGGTGACGGTTTTAGCGCGGCAATGCTCAACTTGCTTACTGGTGTTCGCCACCGCCCATTGCTCGCGCCCGGCGAAACCGGAATCAACTACTACGGCGAGGACTATCATGCGGGCGATCCACGCATCTACAACTGGCAGCCCAGCGTCGGATAACATGGTTTTTACGCTAGGCCTGCGGCACACCGCTGTCGTTTGTTCCAGCCACCCTCTGGTGGTAGAATCTGTCGTAGTTCATACATCGCTCGCTTCGTTTAGGGCGGTGTCGTAAAAACCTTCCGTTGCACGACCTCAGTCGAATGTGATCGCATGCAAAACCGGCGCGGCGAAACGCAACTCGACCTCTTGATGTCCACCGTACTTCCGATCGTCGGCGGTATCACCGCGGGCTTGCTCCTTCGGTCGTTCACGTCACTTCCGTTTTGGGCGTGTTTGCTCATCGGCATTCCGGTTGGCACCGTCGCTGCTTGGGTGTTGTTCGTCGGCGTCATCATTCTCGTCCACAAAACCATCGGTGAACCGCTCGCCGCGTCGCGAGAACGACGCAAACAGGAGATTCGAGACCAGTACGACGGACGTGACTAACTGTGCTGTCCTTGCAACCGTCACGAAATGGAGACTTCGCACGCAATTCAGCGGTCGTGCAACATGGTTTTTACGCTAGGCCTTCGGCACACCTTCGTTGGTAGGCAACGTGCGCTCGCATTGGTACAATTTTTCGTGATTCAAACTCCACCGCTTCGTTTGGGGCGGTGTCGTAAAAACCTTCCGTTGTGCGGCAGAGCCTAATGAATGGTGACCCGTCTGAATTCGACGCGCAACGCCTCTACGGTGTGATGACCGCGCTCGTCTGTTGCAACGACGGTGACCTGATCGACGATCCTGCCTGCTTCCCGTGCCCGGACGACTCTCGCGCTTTCTGGATGGATGCTCGCGACATGATCGCCGAACTTCGACGCGGTTTCGATTATCTCGCGTGCCCGAGGTTCGCCAACTCTATTGCTGGCAAATCCGATCAATACGTCGCAACAGCGACTCGGATGGCAGCTCAAAAGTCCGCCGAATACAAATCCGATTTTGATGCTGCGATTCAGGATGCGCTGAACTCTGATCGTATCTTTGACTTGATACCCGCTTCTGCCCATGCCGGACTTCGCCAAATCCTCGCTGAAGTCAACGCGTGAACCCGCTACATCTGCCGCACAACATGGTTTTTACGCTAGGCCTTCGGCACACCGCTGTCGTTTGTTCAAGCCTCCATCTGGTGGTAGAATCTTTTGTAGCTCAGGCATCGTTCGCTTCGTTCAGGGCGGTGTCGTAAAAACCTTCCGTTGTGTGCCACAGATCAATGCAGCTCCAAACCGTTGATGGCGATCTCCTCGACCAAGACGTCGACGTCATCGTGAACGCTTGGAACCGCAACATCATTCCATGGTGGCTGCTTCTGCCGCAGGGTGTCTCCGGTGCCATCAAGAAGCGCGGCGGTTACGCTCCGTTCCGCGAACTGGGCAAACTCGGCCCAATTCCGCTCGGCGGCGCGGTCATCACTGGCGCTGGCAAGCTCCCCTTCAAATCCATCATCCACGTTGCTGGCATCAGCATGTGGTGGCGTTCCTCAGAACGGTCGATACGTGATTCAACACGTAATGCCGTCGCCCTTGCTACTGAACACAACTTTGAATCTATGGCATTTCCGCTGATTGGGGCCGGTACTGGCGGCGGTTCCGCTGATGACGTTCTCTCGATGATGCAAGACGAACTCGGTAATTGTGACTTTGACGGACTCATCCGCATCGTGCGATTCCGACGCTAGTGGCACACAACATGGTTTTTACGCTAGGCCTTCGGCACACCTTCCATGTTTGGCGACGCGGGCTGGTCTTGGTACAATCTCCGTAGTTCAGGCATCGTTCGCTTCGTTCAGGGCGGTGTCGTAAAAACCTTCCGTTGCACGACCGCGGTCTCTCGAACTATGGCTCTCACTGACGATCCATCTGGATGGATACTCTTAATGTTCCGCAAAGAGGAACGCGAGGGCCGCGGACAATTCTGTCAGACGTTTGCGGATGGCGTGACGCCTTCTCAGCTTCAACTCGCCGATGGCGAGCGAGTGTTCGGTATCTATCGCGATACCTACTTTTTCTCTCCGCTCGCGCTTCACGTCGCTGGCGATAATGGCATCTCTCGGATTGCTTGGGCGGATATCGCTTCTTGTACTTCAAAACACGGTAACGGCGACAAAACGTCAACGCTAACTCTCACCGATGGCTCAACGACTGTCATCCGCACCGCTGATCTGGCAACTGGTTGGTCTGGCCGAATTTCGCTGTTGTACCACCAAATGATCGAGACCTTCGGTCATCGGGCCTCTCTTGGCCCAACACTGAAACCATTGGATGCATTCCTTGACTCTGCCAACGACCCGTATTGCCTATTCCCAAATTTGGAACCTCATCCGGACATGCAATCGTTGCGTGAATCGTTGGCCCAACTCGTCGACATGGACGGGGTCAACGAGATTCACGTGATTGTTCCTGACGACGCCCCCGACACTGCCCTCGGTCTGGCGATTCAAACCGTGCTTTCGCCGGATCAACTATCAGATTGGGCCGCCTCACTCGGTGCGGATGGCGTTTTGCCCGCCTCGGAAAACATCGCCCGTCAATTCGGAACGATTCCCGATGGCCAGCACATCCTGCATGCTGTTTGGGATTGAGACCTTTATCCCGCTTCAGCGGTCGTGCAACATGGTTTTTACGCTAAGGCCTGCGGCACACCTTGGCTCTTTGGCAACGGGCCTTGGTCTTGGTACAATTTCCGTAGTTCGGGCATCGTTCGCTACGTTTAGGGCGGTGTCGTAAAAACCTTCCGTTAGCGGACGCTAGTTATTCACATATGGGCGCCGAATTCAGAATCGAAATCACGCCGATCGTAGAATCGCTGGATTCGCCTTGTGACGCCGTATTCGCTGGCACTGATTGGCAACGGATTCCGACCTCACTCGTCGAACATCCGAATGGCATCGGCGTTCAATCTGGCGCGGTTCCACGCGATACGTCGTGGCCTCACGTCGCCGACATCTGCGCCAACGACGACGGTACGTTTTACGCCGTCGCCCACTGTACTGACGGCCTTCACTTTCTTCACGCCTTGAAGGGACAACTGGAAACTGCTGGCCATTCGGTCGTTCTCAATGACGACTACTACTAATGGAGCGTTTTCTCGCGATTCCGCGTCCGCTAACATGGTTTTTACGCTAGTCGCTTCGCGATCACCTTCGTTCGTTGGCAACGGGCGTTCGCGTTGGTACAATCACTCTTACTTGGAGTCGATCGCTTCGTTAACGGCGGTGACGTAAAAACCTTCCGTTGTGTGACGCTAGTCGATAGGTAATCCGATGGCATTGGTTTGGGATGGCATGCCGTGTGCCATATGTGGCGAACCAATTGCTGACACGTCATCTGGCGATATGTTCGCGCTGACGATGTGGGGCATCGCCGACCCACGATTCGTTCGGGTTGACGATGCCGCCATGCACCAATCTTGCATTGACGGTTGGGACCTTCGCGATGAATTCGTCGCATACTTCAACGAACACTGCAGCAACGAGTTACGCGTCAATCGCAGCGGACGCGTCGTTTATCGCTCGAAATGGTGGCCGTTCTCGTAGTGCCCGCGTCACACAACATGGTTTTTACGCTAGGCCTTCGGCACACCTTCCCTGTTTGGCGACGCGGGATGGCCTTGGTACAATGTTCATAGTTCAGACATCGTTCGCTTCGTTTAGGGCGGTGTCGTAAAAACCTTCCGTTAGGCGACCTAGATCACTCGTGATTGATACCGTTTTCCATTACGACGACACGCCCATTCGCGTTTCCCACGATTGTTGCACCGATCCCGTGGGTCGCACCGAAGACGGCCTCCTCGTACGAAGTGCGTCTGCCGAATCTGACACTCTCTCGACTATCACCATTGGCCCGCACGAGAACTTACGCAAAATCTATGTCTTCTGGTCGCTCGTCACGACTGGCGAGCACTTCGATTTGCTCTACGTTCCTGACACCCAAACGCTGTTCGTTGGGGGTGGTTCGCATTCCGCATCAATTGACACTGCCACAATGTCAATCATCCAGCAAAACGATATCACGTTGTTCTGGGCATTTGAACGTCGCCGCCAGTTCGTCCTCGAACTTGGCGAATTGGAGTGCTTTCTTTACGACTTACACGGCAAACTGATCGACGAGGCTCCTGTCGACCCTCCCTATGAAATCAACGAAACCGATGGTGGCATCAACCTTGTGTCCATCGTTGTCGGGTCTCAATGGCTGACCTTTCCCGCGTAAATCGGTCGCCCAACATGGTTTTTACGCTAGGCCTACGGCACACCTTCGTCCTTTTGCAACGCTCGCTGGCCTTGGTACGATGCTCGTCGTTCAGACATCGTACGCTTCGTTTAGGGCGGTGTCGTAAAAACCTTCCGTTGTACGCCCCAAGATGGACACAATTGAACATCCAACACTGGGCACGCTTGAATTTGACGCGAGCTTGAATTGGTACACCAACAACATCGTCGTCCAAGGTGAACCCGCGGCCTTCCGCTTGTCGCTCGACGAGTGCGACGACACGACAACACTGCTTTCCAATGGTGCGGATGTCGCGTCTGGCATTTCCGCCACCGCTCTTTCTGCTGCGGACTACGCAGCACACACCCTTCTCGACGACATCAACAACCATTGGTTACGCGATGGGGAATTACGACTTTCGCACGAACAACTTGTTGCGATGCTTCTGCTGGAATCGGTAGTGGTCTATCCTGACGGTGGTTCCGAGTGGCTGTTTGTTGATCGAACTGCGGAATTGCTTGTCGGGCATTGCGTCATCGCAACCTTGGAGCCTGACGGAACGTTTTCTGACGCAAGCATCAATGGCTAGTCAGGGGCGTACAACATGGTTTTTACGCCAGGCCTTCGGCACACCTTCCTTGGTTGGTCACGCGGGCTGTCCTTGGTACAATTTCCGCAGTTCAGGCATCGTTCGCTTCGTTCAGGGCGGTTTCGTAAAAATCTTCCGTTAGCCGCTCGCAGTTGAATGAGCCTCGTACTCGGATATCTTGCAGGCTTCGATTGGAAGTCGATTGAATACGTTCCCGATATCTACTTCGAGGACGACGGTTACTACTGGCACCTGCACGACGTATTTGCCGAACTGCACCGCGCGACAGGGCAATACATTGACCTTTACGGCACCGCTGCATTCGCGGACACCCAGATCGAAACGCTTCAATCTGCGCTTCTAGACGCGCGAAATGCCGCTATCCAACAGCCTGACTCGTGGGATGTTCACGTCGGGAATCAAACGCACCCCGTTAAACAACCTTTGTACCGAACCGTGAATCGCGACACTCTCGTCTCCCTCATCAACGGCGTTCTTGACGCTGCAACAATTGCCCGCGAACGAGATTTGACGCTGGCCTTTTGGGGCGATTAGTCCAGCGCGGGCGGCGGCTAACATGGTTTTTACGCTAGGCCTTCGGCACACCGCTGTCGTTTGTTCAAGCCGCCCTCCATTGGTACAATTACCCGTAGTTCAGACATCGCTCGCTTCGTTCAGGGCGGTGTCGTAAAAACCTTCCGTTAGCCGCCGCTAGATCATGAAGTACTTCGACGTTTCTTGGTGCGAATCGGAAGACGAAATGGACGAACAGGCGCGTCTGTTCGGCACCATCCTCGCGTGGGCTGCGAACAATCAACATCTCAGCGCTGACTGCGTCGAGGACAATCCGGACGTTCTCGAGCGGGTTCGTTCGCGATCCATGGATTCCGGCATGTTCTTCGCGGACATCGCGTACGCGCTCTGCGACGGCAAGATTTGCGACCACGACTTCACTGACGCCGCGCAGGAGTTTATGTCGCACTACATCGACAAGAATCTCAAGCAATTTGCTGACGACTTCTATGGCGTCCGTGGTCAGGAACTCCCAGCTGACGACTCATGGGACGCGTACGATAGACTTGCGGCCGTATTCGACCAACGTTTCTCCGATTGGCAAGCTCACTCGTAGTGCCCCGCGGCGGCTAACATGGTTTTTACGCTAGGCCTTCGGCACACCGCTGTCGTTTGGTCGAGCCTCCCACTGCTGGTATAATCTCTCGTAATTCAGACATCGTTCGCTTCGTTCAGGGCGGTGTCGTAAAAACCTTCCGTTACGCGACCTCAGGTATTCGTGAATCGACACTCTCCATCTGCTGCCGAACTCACACCCATGGTGCGCGTAGCGCTCTGGCGGGACTGGGACCCTATCGGTGTCAACGACTGCCCTGAGGCCCAAGACGAATACGACTCGTACGTTGGCGGCGTCTGCTCGTTGCTGCTATCTGGCGCTGACGGCTACAAACTTCGGCAACACCTTGCTCACATCGAGACTGTTGGCATGGGGCTCTCGTCTCCATGCTCGCATCTGGACGACGTTGTCTGCAAACTCCTCGCGATGGTTGGCCGTTAACGCGGGGCAACGGTCGCGTAACATGGTTTTTACGCTAGGCCGCTCTCCATTGGAGACTCATTCGGCCATTAACGTCATTCGCTTCGATAACGCTTTGCTCCGCCGGAGACAGCGGCACACCCTCGCTCTTTGTTCAAACTGCGATCCTTTGGTACGATGTTTGGTGATTCGACATCTGTTCGCTCCGTTCGGGGCGGGTGTCGTAAAAACCTTCCGTTAGCGGACGCTAGTTATTCACATATGGGCGCCGAATTCAGAATCGAAATCACGCCGATCGTAGAATCGCTGGATTCGCCTTGTGACGCCGTATTCGCTGGCACTGATTGGCAACGGATTCCGACCTCACTCGTCGAACATCCGAATGGCATCGGCGTTCAATCTGGCGCGGTTCCACGCGATACGTCGTGGCCTCACGTCGCCGACATCTGCGCCAACGACGACGGTACGTTTTACGCCGTCGCCCACTGTACTGACGGCCTTCACTTTCTTCACGCCTTGAAGGGACAACTGGAAACTGCTGGCCATTCGGTCGTTCTCAATGACGACTACTACTAATGGAGCGTTTTCTCGCGATTCCGCGTCCGCTAACATGGTTTTTACGCTAGTCGCTGCGCGATCACCTTCGCTCTTTGGCAACGGGCGTTCGCATTGGTACAATCTTTCTCAACTCAGAGTCAACCGCTTCGTTTACGGCGGTGACGTAAAAACCTTCCGTTGGCCGTCACAGTCAAATGACAATTCCACGCAAACACTTGGTTCAAGAGGTCAACGAACTCACGGAGGCGTTCCGCACCGACAGCATTTTCGCCGATGTCCACGCCCTGCTTGCGACTCACTCTATCGCACCAAGCGACGTTCTGCTGGCGGGCCTGATAGAAAATGGGGAATGGTACGAGAGCGGCGCTGTTGTGCTCCCGGACGGTCGCGTGTTTTTCTTTGAACGCGAAAACTCACGTTTGCCCAAATTTGATCGTGCCGAGTTTGTTACACCAGAATCACTTACCGATTACTTTGCGGCGATATTTGTCGCCGTAGAGATGGCGTCAGCGGCATGCGAGTGACGGCCAACATGGTTTTTACGCTAGGCCTTCGGCACACCTTCGTTGGTAGGCAACGTGCGCTGGCATTGGTACAATCTCTGGTAGTTCAGGCGTCGCTCGCTTCGTTCAGGGCGGTGTCGTAAAAACCTCCCGTTATCTGCCGCAGTCGATCAGTGAATCCACCCGAACCAGCACTCGAACGACTCTCAAACGTTGACTGGTTTGCGAACGTTGCTCGGCCAATTGGCGTTTCTCTTCCGCTCTCGGTCGAGCGAATCCCAAACTGGCAGGACGCAACTAAACGACGCGGCAACCTCGACTCCGAGAATGCGTTCCTTGAAGCGTGCGGACGACTCACGGTCGCCCTTAGCGCGAACCATCGTGAATCGTACCGCCTATGGAATACTGTTGTGCGAGGCGCGCGGGATACGATTGACAACACAATTATTCCTGTCGTCTCGTCCGCATTGCCTTCTCGGTATGACGCCGATTTTGTCCTCAGTTGCGTGCAGTGGGATGCAATGCACTACGTGATGGAACATGTTTATGCTGACCTGATTCCCCCGGCGTTCTACACCATGGTCTACGACGTTTATGCCGCCGGACATTTCCCGTGCCACTGGGACGAAAACTGGCCTGATGGACGCCTTTGGGTAGCGTAGCGGCAGATAACATGGTTTTTACGCTAGGCCTGCGGCACACCTTCGTCCTTTGGCAACGATCGCTGGCCTTGGTACAATTCCCGTAGTTCAAGCATCGTCCGCTTCGTTTAGGGCGGTGTCGTAAAAACCTTCCGTTGTGCGACCTACCGTTATGACAAGGCAACCTCATAGCGAGTGGTACGCGGACGTCACGAAGCTCAAATCCGAGCTTGACTCATCGCCCGACGACCTCGAACTCGCGTAACGTTTCTGGCACGCCATCAGCGGCGCGTTCGGCTACGACGTCCGCGATGGTAAACGCGTGGTGGACACCTTCCGCACGTGCGCCCTCAAATCCGATGACGGTTTGGCTGCAATGCTCTCCGCATTTCGCAATTTGGCCGACGATTCCGGCGAATTCCCACGTGCCGCCTTGTTCGATCCGCCCCTCGAAAACCTCTTTCGCATGATCGTCCGCCAATCGGACCATCCACTTAATCCAGACGCTACTTGGGTTCTCGGGTTCATCGACACCGACGATTAACCGGTCGCACAACATGGTTTTTACGCTGGGGCCTTCGGCACACCTTCGCTCTTTGGCAACGGGCGTTGGCTTTGGTACAATTTCTCGTAGTTCAGGCATCGTTCGCTTCGTTTTCGGCGGTGTCGTAAAAACCTTCCGTTGTGCGGCAGAGCCTAATGAGTGGTGACCCGTCTGAATTCGACGCTCAACGCCTCTACGGTGTGATGACCGCGCTCGTCTGTTGCAACGACGGCGACCTGATCGACGATCCTGCCTGCTTCCCTTGCTCGGCCGATTCCCGCGCTTTCTGGTTGGACGCTCGCGACATGATCGCCGCAATCCGCACCGACTACGATTACGTCGCATCCCCTGAATTCACCGATTCAATCGCTGGCAAATCCGACCAATACGTCACGACAGCGACTCGGATGGCAGCTCAGAAGTCCGCCGAATACAAATCTGACTTTGATGCTGCGATTCAGGATGCGCTGAACTCTGATCGCATCTTTGATCTGATCCCTACTTCTGCCCATGCCGGACTTCGGGAAATCCTCGCTGAAATCAACGCGTGAACCCGCTTCATCTGCCGCACAACATGGTTTTTACGCTAGGCCTTCGGCACACCGCTGTCGTTTGTTCAAGCCTCCCACTGTTGGTAGAATCGCTGGTTGTTCAAACTTGAATGGCATCGCAACGGCGGTGTCGTAAAAACCTTCCGTTGTGCGGCCCTACTCGAAAAGATCGTCATGGATGCCCAGCCCGTAGACTCTCGCGACGCGCTAATCCGCCATATCCACTCGATGGTTGCCGACTACGACCAATGCGAAAACCGCGACGTAGAGACCTTCTTGAACGCGATGGCTGCATGGCTCAACGATTGCGGCGGCTACTATCGCAACACCGGGCAAACGGTAAACATTGACGAACCGAACTGGCAACTTGTTGCCGATGCGCTGTCGGCTGCGACGGTCTATGACTGACCCTGCTCGCAGCTAGACGGGCCGCACAACATGGTTTTTACGCTAGGCCTTCGGCACACCTTCGCTCGTTTGGCAACGGGCGCTGG harbors:
- a CDS encoding macro domain-containing protein; the encoded protein is MQLQTVDGDLLDQDVDVIVNAWNRNIIPWWLLLPQGVSGAIKKRGGYAPFRELGKLGPIPLGGAVITGAGKLPFKSIIHVAGISMWWRSSERSIRDSTRNAVALATEHNFESMAFPLIGAGTGGGSADDVLSMMQDELGNCDFDGLIRIVRFRR
- a CDS encoding SUKH-3 domain-containing protein, whose protein sequence is MELHANLLPLFTSAGWHSDWQFDVPTRIPRDHPAFNVLGRFGGLHIKPDTDSGVECATADVDIRPLEHRWPTVDRWQSHLATTLVGFAVASDTYEQLWIAADSRIFASNDITDYVGYVGDGFSAAMLNLLTGVRHRPLLAPGETGINYYGEDYHAGDPRIYNWQPSVG
- a CDS encoding DUF7660 family protein, translated to MFKLEWHRNGGVVKTFRCAALLEKIVMDAQPVDSRDALIRHIHSMVADYDQCENRDVETFLNAMAAWLNDCGGYYRNTGQTVNIDEPNWQLVADALSAATVYD
- a CDS encoding DUF7832 domain-containing protein, translating into MDEQARLFGTILAWAANNQHLSADCVEDNPDVLERVRSRSMDSGMFFADIAYALCDGKICDHDFTDAAQEFMSHYIDKNLKQFADDFYGVRGQELPADDSWDAYDRLAAVFDQRFSDWQAHS
- a CDS encoding DUF2262 domain-containing protein, with amino-acid sequence MDTIEHPTLGTLEFDASLNWYTNNIVVQGEPAAFRLSLDECDDTTTLLSNGADVASGISATALSAADYAAHTLLDDINNHWLRDGELRLSHEQLVAMLLLESVVVYPDGGSEWLFVDRTAELLVGHCVIATLEPDGTFSDASING